Within the Pseudomonas oryzae genome, the region CGCCGCTGCGCCAGCTGGACATCCCCAAGCTCGCCGCACCGCACGACCGACCAGGCTGCCTGGAGCCAGTGCGCAACGCGGCGTATCTGACGCAGGGCCGGGAGCTGCTGGCACGCTATCGGCAGGCCGCGCGCCTCGCCGATCTGCGCCGCCTGATTGCCAGCGAGCCGGCGGAACCGTGGCCGAACTTTGCCGCCCTGGTGACCGGCAACCGCCTGCTGGCGCTGGAAGCCTGCCGGCTGCTGCTCGACGGTCAGCCCGGGCAGGCCAGAGCCCTGCTCGAGGAAGACCTCGGCCACTGGCGCCGGCATCTGGCCGCCGCCGACAGCCTGATCCAGAAGATGGTTGTCGCCCACCTGGTCGCCAGCGACATCGGCACCCTCGCGGCGCTGTACCAGCAGGGCCTGATCGAGCAGCCTGCGCCACAGCCAGCCCTGACGGCCGCCGAGCGCTCGCTGCAGAGCGCCATGCAGAGCGAGTTCGCCATGCAGGCCAATGGCTTGGCGGCGATGCGCGACGACCCCGCGCTCATCACGGAGAAAGGCCGCCTCGCCCTGCAGCTGCTGTACAAGCCGAACATGAGCAGCAACGCCATCCTGCCCCGCTACCTGCACATTGCCGCCGCCTCGCAGCTGACGGCGAGCGAGTTTTCCGGCTGGCTACGCGAGCAGCCACAACCCCCGCTCCACCAGGACTGGCGCAATCCCATCGGCAATATACTGGCCGCCGTCGCCGTACCGGACATGAGCCAGTACCTGGCGCGGCTGCATGACCTGGATACACGCATCCAGCTCTTCAACCGCCTCAACAGCCTGGCTCCCGGCTTCACCGTCGCTCAGGCGCTGAGCGCCACCGCCGCAGGCAATCCCTACGGCGCGGGGCCGGCCCGGCTGCTCGAGGCCAGCCCGCCGCAACTCTGCTACGACGGACCGCTGGCCGACCCCAAGCACAGACGCTGCCTGCCACTGCTCGGCCGCGCCGTACCGGCCACAAGCGGCTCCGCTTCGCGCTAGCGCCTTGCCCCAGAAATGACAAAGCCCGCGACCGATCACCGGTGCGGGCTGTTGCCGTACTCGCCGACCGACTTCAGCGCACCGCGCCGGCCGCCTCCGGCTGGTAGTCGACGCCGAGCAGGGTCAGCTGCAGAGCCTTGCCGCCGGGCACCGCCCAGTCGATGGTCTGCCCCACCGACAGGCCGAGCAGCGCGCAACCGACCGGCGCCAGCACCGACACGGTGCCCTCGCCGCCCGCCTCGTGCGGGTAGACCAGGGTCAGGCGGTATTCCTTGCCGCTGGCTTCCTCGCGGCAGCGTGCGGTGGAGTTCATGGTCACCACGCCCGGCGGCACCTCGTCCAGGCCGACCACCTCGGCGCGACCCAGTTCGCGCTCCAGGGCCTCGGCGGCGGGACCGAACTCGTCCAGGCTGTCCAGCAGCTTCTCCAGACGCTGCAGGTCGAGACGGGTGATGGTGATGGGGGGCGACAGGCTCATGATGTCGGCAGGGCTCCTTGTGGGGATCGGAAAAAGCAAAACCCCGCCCGAACAGGCTGTGCGAAAACGTCGCGAACGTCGGCGAAGCAAAGCCGAAAGGACGGCCCCGAAGGGCTGCCGCTTTCAACGGCGCATCGCCCGACGCGGTGTCTTGACACAACCGGCGCAGGCGGGGTTTCGAGCGACCATATCACAGCAAGGCGAATAGGCAAGCCGACCGGGTCAATCGCCGGAGACTGTAGGAGCGAGCTTGCGCGCGATCTGGGCAGCACAAGAAGATCGCCAGTCAGCTGGGTGGCTCAACTCGCGCAGCGATTGCCCGCCAATCCGGCAGACGCGCGGCCAGCGGTAGAAAACCGCTGCGCGGGTTTTCAACCCTGCATCGCCGGACCGGCGGGCTGTCGGCCGCGGCTCGGGAGGCGCGAACGCTCAGAGCGCCGAGAAGTCGACCGCCTCGCCGCCCTGTTCGCGCACCAGGCGCGCCAGCATATCGACCAGCGCCTCGCCATTGGCGTCGCACACCCAGGTCGCGGCCGCCTCGTCGTAGTCGAAATGGAAACCGCCGGAGCGCGCCGCCAGCCACAGCTGACGCAGCGGCTCCTGGCGGCTGAAGATCAGCTGGCTGCCATTGTCGAAGCGCACGGTGAGCACACCGCCGCTGTTTTCCAGGTCCACATCCAGGTCGCTGGCGTCGAAGGCATCCTCGACCGCCCGCTGCAGGGCATCCACCAGGCTGTGGAAGCGGGCCTCGCTAAGACTCATGAACTTTGTCTCCACTCGAAGGAAAGGCTCCCGGCTCGCCTGCCGCGAGCCGGCACGCAGGCCGCGCCCGCCGTGCGTCCCGGCGCATAGGCAAGCCCTCGGGGGGTCGGTATACTCCGGCGCATTCGCTGCTTTTACAAGGATTTCCGCCATGAAGCGCCTGCTGCTTCCGCTCCTCGCGCTGTTCGTGCTCAGCGCCGGCCTCACCGGCTGCGGCCAGAAGGGCCCGCTGTACCTGCCCGGCGACGACAAGGCCAACAGCAAAGACCGTTTCGAATTCTAAGATTCTGCGCACCCGCCGCCGCCGCGGGTGCCCCGGCTCCCCGAGGAGGCCTCATGCAACCCTTCCAGTACCGCGACGGCCAGCTGTTCGCGGAGGGCGTGGCGCTGTCCGCCATCGCCGAGCGCTTCGGCACCCCCACCTACGTCTATTCGCGCGCCCACATCGAGGCGCAGTACCGTGCCTACGCCGACGCCCTGGCCGGCATGCCGCACCTGGTGTGCTTCGCGGTCAAGGCCAACTCCAACCTCGGCGTGCTCAACCTGCTCGCCCGCCTCGGCGCCGGCTTCGACATCGTCTCGCGCGGTGAGCTGGAGCGCGTGCTGGCCGCCGGCGGCGAGCCTGGCAAGATCGTCTTCTCCGGCGTCGGCAAGAGCCGCGACGACATGCGCCGGGCGCTGGAAGTCGGCGTGCACTGCTTCAACGTCGAGTCCGACGTCGAGCTGGAGCGCCTGCAGCAGGTGGCCGCCGAGCTGGGCGTCAAGGCGCCGGTGTCGCTGCGCGTCAACCCGGACGTCGACGCACAGACCCACCCGTACATCTCCACCGGCCTCAAGGAGAACAAGTTCGGCATCAGCATCGACGTCGCCGAGCGCGTTTACGCCCGCGCCGCCGAGCTGCCGAACCTCGAGGTGGTCGGCGTCGACTGCCACATCGGCTCGCAGCTGACCCAGCTGGAACCGTTCCTCGATGCCCTCGAGCGCCTGCTGGCGCTGGTCGACCGTCTGGCCGAGCGCGGCATCCAGATCAAGCACCTGGATCTGGGCGGCGGCCTCGGCGTGCGCTACCGCGACGAGGAGCCGCCGCTGGCCGGCGACTACATCAAGGCGGTGCGCGAGCGGCTGGCCGGTCGCGCGCTGGCCCTGGTGTTCGAGCCGGGCCGCTCGATCGTGGCCAACGCCGGCGTGCTGCTGACCCGCGTCGAGTACCTCAAGCACACCGAGCACAAGGACTTCGCGGTGATCGACGCGGCGATGAACGACCTGATCCGCCCGGCGCTGTACCAGGCGTGGATGGACATCGTCGCGGTGCAGCCGCGCGCGGGCGAGGCACGCCGCTACGACCTGGTCGGGCCGATCTGCGAGACCGGCGACTTCCTCGGCAAGGACCGCGAGCTGGTGCTGGCCGAGGGCGACCTGCTGGCGGTGCGCTCGGCGGGCGCCTACGGCTTCGTCATGAGCTCCAACTACAACACCCGCGGCCGCGCCGCCGAGGTGCTGGTGGATGGCGAGCAGCTGCACCTGGTGCGCCGCCGCGAGAGCATCGAAGAGCTGTACGCCGGCGAAAGCCTGCTGCCCAACTGACCCGGAGGCCGGCATGCTGCTGCGTTTCACCAAGATGCACGGGCTGGGCAACGACTTCATGGTCCTCGACCTGGTCACCCAGCACGCCCACGTGCAGCCCAAGCATGTGCGCCAGTGGGGCGACCGCCACACCGGCGTCGGCTTCGACCAGCTGCTGATCGTCGAGCCGCCGAGCCGCCCGGATGTGGACTTCCGCTACCGCATCTTCAACGCCGACGGCTCCGAGGTGGAGCAGTGCGGCAACGGCGCGCGCTGCTTCGCCCGCTTCGTCCTCGACAAGCGCCTGACCGCGAAGAAGCGCATCCGCGTCGAGACCAAGAACAGCATCATCGAGCTGAACGTGCGCAACGACGGGCAGATCACCGTGGACATGGGCGCGCCGCGCCTTGCCCCTGCGGAGGTGCCCTTCGTCGCCGCCGAAGCCGCCATCGCCTACGAGGTCGAAGTCGGCGGGCGGAGCGTCGAGCTGGCCGCCATCTCGATGGGCAATCCGCACGGCGTGCTGCGCGTCGCCGACGTCGACACGGCGCCGGTGCACCAGCTCGGCCCGCAGCTGGAGACCCACCCGCGCTTCCCGCAGAAGGCCAACATCGGCTTCCTGCAGGTGGTCGACGCCCATCACGCGCGCCTGCGCGTGTGGGAACGCGGCTGCGGCGAGACCCAGGCCTGCGGCACCGGCGCCTGCGCCGCCGCGGTGGCCGGCATCCGCCAGGGCTGGCTGCAGTCGCCGGTGCAGATCACCCTGCCCGGCGGCAGCCTGACCATCGAGTGGGCCGGACCCGGCGCGCCGGTGCTGATGACCGGCCCGGCGGTGCGCGTGTTCGAAGGTCAGGTGCGCCTGTGAGCGAGGAGCCGCCCGTGCCGGAGCTGGACGCCGAACAGGTCGCCGCCTGGCTGGCGGCGCACCCGCAGTTCTTCACCGGCCGTGACGAACTGCTCGCCGAGCTGCACATCCCCCACGAGGCGGGCCATGCGGTGTCGCTGGTCGAGCGCCAGCTGCGCCTGCTGCGCGAGCGCAACCACGAGCTGCGCGCGCGCCTGACCCAGCTGATGGACATCGCCCGCGACAACGATCGCCTGTTCGCCCGCACCCGCCGGCTGATCATCGCCCTGCTCGATGCCGAAGACCTCGAGGCGCTGGTGGCCGCCGCCGAGGACAGCCTGCGCCACGACTTCCAGGTGCCCTACGTCAGCCTGCTGCTGTTCAGCGACACCCCGCCGGCGGTCGGCCGCTGGGTCAGTCCGGAGCAGGCGCAGCAGGCGGTCGGCGCCCTGCTCGCCGGCAACAAGACGGTGTGCGGCGTGCTGCGCCCCAGCGAGCTGACCTTCCTGTTCCCCGCCGAAAACATCGCCAGCATCGGCTCGGCGGCGGTGGCGGTACTCGACCACCAGGGCCTGCACGGCGTGCTGGCTCTCGGCAGTCCCGATCCGCAACACTACAAGAGCTCGCTGGGCACCGTGTTCCTCGGCCACGTGGCGGAAATCATCGCCCGTCTGCTGCCGCGCCTGGTGCCGACGCTGCGCGCGGTACGCTGAGGCCACGCCGCGCAGCGCCGCCGGTCTGGTCGAACAGCCCTGCGCGCGCTTGGTGTCATCCACCCCAGCCATGAGCCATTCCAGGGAGTCCGCCATGCACGCCGAACTGGACGCCTACCTCGAGCATCTGCGCCGCGAGCGCCAGCTGTCGCCGCACAGCCTGGCCGGCTACCGCCGCGACCTCGACAAACTGCTTGCCCTGGCCAGCGCGGCCGGTCTCGAGCGCTGGGAGCAGCTCGACGGCCGGACGCTGCGGCGCCTGCTCGCCAGCCTGCACCAGCAGGGCCTGGCGCCGCGCAGCCTGGCGCGCTGGCTGTCCGCCTGCCGCGGCCTGTACCGCTACCTGATCCGCGAGGGCCACTGCCGCAGCGACCCCAGCGCCGGCCTGCACCCGCCCAAGGGGGACAAGCGCCTGCCCCGGCTGCTCGACACCGACCGCGCCCAGCAGCTGCTCGACGGCGCGACGGACGTCGATACGGCGGGCGCCGTTGCGTCGGGCGTCGGTACGTCGGGCGGCGACTTGCCGGGCGCCGCTGCCGCGGGCACCACAGCGCCGGAGGACGCCTTCCTCGCCTGCCGCGACCAGGCGATGCTCGAGCTGTTCTACTCCTCCGGCCTGCGCCTGTCCGAACTGACCGGCCTCGACCTGGCGCAGCTGGATCTGGCCGCCGGCCTGGTGCGGGTGCGCGGCAAGGGCAACAAGGTCCGCGAGCTGCCGGTCGGGCGCAAGGCGCGCGAGGCGCTGCAGGCCTGGCTGCCGCTGCGCCAGCAGGTCGCCGTCGATCCGGCGCTGTTCGTCGGCCGGCGCGGCCAGCGCCTCGGCCCGCGCGCGGTGCAGCTGCGCGTGCGCCAGGCCGGGGTGCGCCAGCTGGGCCAGCACCTGCACCCGCACATGCTGCGCCACAGCTTCGCCAGCCACCTGCTGGAGTCCTCCCAGGACCTGCGCGCGGTGCAGGAGCTGCTCGGTCACGCCGACATCGGCACCACGCAGATCTACACCCACCTCGACTTCCAGCACCTGGCGCGCATCTACGACCAGGCCCACCCGCGTGCGCACCGGCGCAGCAGTGCAGCACCGGCAAGCGACGAAGACGACAGCCAGGAATGAATTCCGGCGGTATGATGCAGAGACTGACCGAAACAGTCGGCCATCGCGGCCACTGGAGAGACCGCCCGTGACCCTGCGCCTGATCACCTTCGACCTCGACGACACCCTGTGGGACGTCGGCCCGGTACTCGACAGCGCCGAAGCCGAACTGCTGACCTGGCTGGCCGAGCACGCCCCGGTGCTCGGCGCCGAGGCGGACGAACGCCTGCAGCACAGCAAGCGCTGGGTGCTGGAGCAGGACCCGACCCTCAAGGGCCGCATCAGCGAACTGCGCCGCCGCACCCTGCGCCACGGCCTGTGCAGCGCCGGCTACGCCGAGGTCGAGGCCGCGCGCCTGGCCGAGGCCGCCTTCCAGCACTTCCTCGCCGCGCGCCAGCAGGTCAGCCTGTTCCCCGAGGTGCTGCCCACCCTGCAGCAGCTGGGCCGCCAGTTCCGCCTGGGCGTGCTGACCAACGGCAATGCCGACGTGCAGCGCATCGGCATCGCCGACTACTTCCACTTCGCCTTCAGCGCCGAAGAGCTGGGCGTGAGCAAGCCCGATCCGCGCGCCTTCCACGCCGTGCTCGAGCACGCCGACATCCCCGCCGCACAGGCCGTGCATATCGGCGACCATCCGCGCGACGATATCCAGGGCGCCCAGGCCGCCGGCATGCGCGCGGTGTGGGTCAATCCGCAGGGCAAGCCCTGGGAGGGCACAGGCCGCCCGGACGCGCAGATCGCCAGCCTGGCCGAGCTGCCCGCGCTGCTCGACGCCTGGCAGGCCGGGCACTGACGCGGAGCCCCCGGGCTTGTCCGACGCGCCGGCGACCCAGCTGAGCATGCGGGGCGCCACCGCGCCGCTGCTGCTGCCCGTCGCCACGCTGCTCCCCGGCCTGCTCGCCGGTGGCATCCAGCCGCCCGGCCTGCTGGGCGGCGCGCTGTTCGTCGCCTGGCTGCTGTATCCGCCCGGGCGGCTGCCCCGCGGGCTGTGGCTGGCCGGCAGCCTGCTGGCCAGCCTGGCCCTGGCCGCCCACCTGCTGCCCGGCTTCACGCCGCTGGCGCTCGCCGCGCCGCGCGCGCTCAGTCCGGACGCCGCGCCCTACGCACTGCGCCTGCACTGGGACAAGCTGCTGCTCGGCGCCAGCCTGCTGGCCTGGTGGTGGCGCGAGTCCGCCAGCCGCCGGCCAGCGTCGGCACGGCCGCGCGCCGCCTGGAGCTGCGCACTGGCCACCCTGCTCGGCGTGCCGGCGCTGGCCCTGGCGCTCGGCGTGGTGGCCTGGCAGCCGAAGTGGCCTGCCGAGCTGGCGCTGTGGCTGGCGGTGAACCTCGGCGTCACGGTGCTGGCCGAGGAGCTGCTGTTTCGCGGCCTGCTGCAGGGCGCACTGGTCGCCCGCCTCGGCGCGGCGCGCGGCATCGGCCTCACCGCCCTGCTGTTCGGTCTGGCCCACGCGCCCTTCAGCCCGGGCTTCGCCCTCGCCGCCGCCCTGGCCGGCCTCGGTTACGGCTGGGTCATGCAGCTGTCCGGGCGCCTGGCCGCCGCGGTGCTGCTGCACGGTGCGCTCAACCTGCTGCACTTCCTGCTGCTCAGCTATCCGCTGCGCCTGCCCTGAAAACGCCGAGGGCGATCCCGGTATTCCGGGATCGCCCTCGCGACCAGCCCCGATCGGTTCGATCAGATCGGGCGGCTGCCGTACTTGCTGTCCGGCTTCTTCGGCGGGTCGGCAACCACGTTGGATTCGATTTCCTGCACCTTGCCACCGCGAGCGAGGAACTCCTCCATCGCCCTGGCCAGCGCATCGCGCTCCTTCTGCTTGGCCTCGATCGAGGGCAGCTCTTCCGGCTCGGCTTCCTTCTTCGACTTCTTGGCTACCGGGGCAGCCACCTCGTCGTCGCCGTCACCGTCGTCGTCCGGCGCGGCACCCAGCTCTTCCTCGCCTTCCTCGGCGCCTTCCAGCTCGTCTTGTTCCAGATCTTCTTCGCTCATGATGAAACCCCATGGTGCTGCAAAAGCATTTTGTATATAGCCCAACAGCGTCGCTTGCGCGCGCCGCCGGTGCAAATTCGGCCGGACTCCACCGGGTCGCCGCCGTGGGCAACCCCCGCCCCGAGCCGGGCTGCAGAGCCGTTCGCGCGCATTCTAGCGCGCTGCCAGAAAAAACAAAGGGCACCCGCAGGTGCCCTTCGTCTGGCCGCAAAGGGGGCCGGATCAGCTCTTGCGAGTGAACTCCGGGTAGGCCTCCATGCCGCACTCGGCGATGTCGACGCCGGCGTATTCGTCCTCGGCGTCCACGCGCAGGCCCATCACCGCCTTGAGGATGGCCCACAGCAGCAGGCTGGCGCAGAACACCCAGCCGAAGATGCAGGCGATGCCGAGCAGCTGGGCGGCGAAGCTGCCGCTGTCGTTGGTCAGCGGCACGGCCAGCAGGCCCCAGGTGCCGGCCAGGCCGTGCACGGCGATGGCGCCGACCGGGTCGTCGATCTTCAGCTTGTCGAGCAGCAGCACGCCACCCACCGCCAGCACGCCACCGACGGCGCCGATCAGCACCGCCATCAGCACCGAGGGGGTCACCGGCTCGGCGGTGATCGCCACCAGACCGGCCAAGGCACCGTTGAGCGCCATGGTCAGGTCGGCCTTGCCGAACAGCAGACGGGCGGCGATCAGCGCGGCCAGCAGGCCACCGGCGGCGGCCATGTTGGTGTTCAGGAAGGCCGCCGCCACGGCGTTGGCGTTCTCGATGCTGCTGACGGCCAGCTGCGAACCGCCGTTGAAGCCGAACCAGCCGAACCACAGGATCAGCGCGCCCAGCGTGGCCAGCGGCAGGTTGCAACCGGGGATGGCGTTGACCTGGCCGTCGGGGCCGTACTTGCCGCGGCGCGCGCCGAGCAGCAGCACTCCGGCCAGGGCGGCGGCGGCACCGCACAGGTGCACCACGCCGGAACCGGCGAAGTCGAGGAAGCCGGCCTGGTTGAGGAAGCCGGAGCCCCACTTCCAGTAGCCCTGCACCGGATAGATGAAGCCGGTCATCACCACCGCGAAGGCGAGGAAGGCCCACAGCTTCATGCGCTCGGCCACCGCACCGGAGACGATCGACATGGCGGTGGCGACGAACACCACCTGGAAGAAGAAGTCGGCGCGCTTGGAGTAGCCCGGCGCATCCTCGCCGCCGGCGGCGACCACGTCGACCGCGTGCTCGGCACCGATCAGGAAGCCCAGGCTCGGCAGGATGCCGCCCTCCGGGCTGGAGTACATGATGTGGTAGCCGACCAGCATGTACATCACGCAGGCCACCGCGTACAGGGTGACGTTCTTGGTGAGGATCTCGGTGGTGTTCTTGGCCCGTACCAGGCCGGACTCGAGCATGGCGAAACCGGCCGCCATCCACATCACCAAGGCGCCGCAGATCACCAGATAGAAGGTGTCGAGGGCGTATTGCAGGGGAATCAGTTCGTTTTCCATGGCGAAACCTTTTCTCGGGGCGCACAGGCGCCTGTGACGGGCGCCCGAAGGCGCCCGCCGTGTCCATCATCAGGGGTTCAGAGGTTGTAGCCGCGCTCGTTGTGCTCGGCGAGATCCAGGCCGCTGCTCTCGGCTTCCTCGCTGACGCGCAGGCCCATGACCAGGTCCAGCACCTTGAGGATCACGAAGGTGACGATGCCGGTGTAGACCACGGTGAAGGCCACGCCCTTGAACTGGGTGAACAGCTGGGCGCCGATGTCTTCCACGCTGCCGAAGCCGCCCAGGGCCGGCGCGGCGAAGGCACCGGTGAGGATGGCGCCGACGATGCCGCCGACGCCGTGCACGCCGAAGGCGTCCAGCGAGTCGTCGTAGCCCAGCTTGCGCTTGAGGCTGGTGGCGGTGAAGAAGCAGATCACGCCGGAGGCCAGGCCGATCGCCAGGGCGCCCATCGGGCCGGCGGTGCCGGCAGCCGGGGTGATGGCCACCAGGCCGGCGACCACGCCGGAAGCGATGCCCAGAGCGCTCGGTTTGCCGTGGGTGATCCACTCGGCGAACATCCAGCCCAGCGCGGCGGCGGCGGTGGCGATCTGGGTCACCAGCATGGCCATGCCGGCGGTGCCGTTGGCGGCGATCGCCGAGCCGGCGTTGAAGCCGAACCAGCCGACCCACAGCATGGCCGCGCCCATCAGGGTGTAGCCGAGGTTGTGCGGCGCCATGTGGGTGGTCGGATAGCCCTTGCGCTTGCCGATCACCAGGCAGGCCACCAGACCGGCGATACCGGCGTTGATGTGCACCACGGTGCCGCCGGCGAAGTCGAGCACGCCCCAGTCCCACATCAGGCCGCCGTCGCCGGCCCAGACCATGTGGGCGATCGGCGCGTAGACCAGGGTGAACCACACGGCGGTGAAGATCAGCATGGCGGAGAACTTCATGCGCTCGGCGAAGGCGCCGACGATCAGCGCCGGGGTGATGATGGCGAAGGTCATCTGGAAGAAGATGAACACGCTTTCCGGGAAGGCACCGATCAGGCTGTCGGTCCCCAGGCCGGCGAGGAAGGCCTTGGACAGGCCGCCGACGAAGGAATTGAAGTTGACGACGCCCTGCTCCATGCCGGCGGTGTCGAAGGCCAGGCTGTAGCCGTAGATGACCCACAGTACGCTGATCAGGCCGGTGATGGCGAAGCACTGCATCATCACCGACAGGACGTTCTTGGAACGCACCATGCCGGCGTAGAACAGCGCCAGGCCGGGCACGGTCATGAACAGCACCAGCGCGCTGGCGGTCATCATCCAGGCGGTGTCACCGCTGTTCAGGACGACCTCGTCGGCCAGAGCCAGGCTGGGGGTAACGAGGGACAATAGGGCTCCGAGCCCTGCGAGCTTGCGCAGAGTCATGTGTTACTCCTGGGGCGGGGGGTTCGTTGGAGTAAGTTGTTTCGGCTCAGACCGCGTCGGTGCCGGTCTCGCCGGTACGGATGCGGATGGCCTGCTCGAGGTTGACCACGAAGATCTTGCCGTCGCCGATCTTGCCGGTGTTGGCGGCCTTGGTGATGGCGTCGATGACCGCATCCAGCTGGTCGTCGGCGATCGCCACGTCGATCTTCACCTTCGGCAGAAAATCGACCACGTATTCCGCACCGCGATACAGCTCGGTGTGGCCCTTCTGACGGCCGAAGCCCTTGACCTCGGTGACGGTGATGCCCTGCACGCCGATTTCCGACAGCGATTCGCGCACGTCGTCGAGCTTGAACGGCTTGATGATGGCGGTGACTAGCTTCATGAAAGTTTCTCCCGTAATGGTGGACTTGCCCCAGGAACAACGAACCCATGACAAGTCTAAGCGCAGAGTCCGGCGTTTGTAACAGGTGACAGACACTGCGCAGGCTGGATTCAACGTCGGCCGGCAACTGGTAGCGGAGCCGTCCCCCGCTCCGCCTGGCCCGCGGCGGTGACACACGAGCACCGGCTGAGCAGCCCGCTGCAGGTTTCTTGCCAACTCTTCGCATTTGCTTGTTTTTCATGGAGTTACGCCATTTCACCGGTTTTCGCCGCCATTTACGCGCCCTTTATGCACCATTAAAGAGCATTGACGGCGATCTTTCGCGCAATCGGAGTGCAACGACGGGCCGGCGTCGATCGCAAACGCACCAATTCCGGGCACGAATTCCGCCAACGCGCGCCAGGCGCGGATCGGTCGGGTTGTTTGCTAGACTGGCGCCTTCTTTTGCTGGAATACCGCCATGCTGCCGCCCAAAGCCGTACTCGACCTGTTCGCCAGTCAGGCCAGCCGCCTGTTCGGCGCCGACTCGCCGTTGCCGCATGGCGAACTGGAAGCCCAGTTCAAGGCCCTGCTGTCGAGCGCCTTCAGCAAGCTGGATCTGGTCGGCCGCGACGAGTTCGACGCGCAGATGGCGGTGCTGGCGCGTACCCGTGCCCGCCTGGAAGCGCTCGAGGCACGCGTAGCCGAACTGGAAGCCCGTCTGGAGCCGCCGCACCAATAGGGAGCCGCGTCTTCGCGGGACACCTGATCAAGGAGCGATCATGTCCCTCGCCATCGTCCACAGCCGCGCCCAGCTCGGCATCGACGCCCCGGCGGTCAGCGTCGAGGCGCACCTCGCCAACGGCCTGCCCTCGCTGACCCTGGTCGGCCTGCCGGAAACCGCCGTGCGCGAGAGCAAGGACCGCGTGCGCAGCGCGATCCAGAGCTGCGGCTTCGAGTTTCCCAGCAGGCGCATCACCCTCAACCTGGCCCCCGCCGACCTGCCCAAGGACGGCGGGCGCTTCGACCTGGCC harbors:
- a CDS encoding ammonium transporter, with protein sequence MTLRKLAGLGALLSLVTPSLALADEVVLNSGDTAWMMTASALVLFMTVPGLALFYAGMVRSKNVLSVMMQCFAITGLISVLWVIYGYSLAFDTAGMEQGVVNFNSFVGGLSKAFLAGLGTDSLIGAFPESVFIFFQMTFAIITPALIVGAFAERMKFSAMLIFTAVWFTLVYAPIAHMVWAGDGGLMWDWGVLDFAGGTVVHINAGIAGLVACLVIGKRKGYPTTHMAPHNLGYTLMGAAMLWVGWFGFNAGSAIAANGTAGMAMLVTQIATAAAALGWMFAEWITHGKPSALGIASGVVAGLVAITPAAGTAGPMGALAIGLASGVICFFTATSLKRKLGYDDSLDAFGVHGVGGIVGAILTGAFAAPALGGFGSVEDIGAQLFTQFKGVAFTVVYTGIVTFVILKVLDLVMGLRVSEEAESSGLDLAEHNERGYNL
- the glnK gene encoding P-II family nitrogen regulator, with protein sequence MKLVTAIIKPFKLDDVRESLSEIGVQGITVTEVKGFGRQKGHTELYRGAEYVVDFLPKVKIDVAIADDQLDAVIDAITKAANTGKIGDGKIFVVNLEQAIRIRTGETGTDAV
- a CDS encoding accessory factor UbiK family protein, with amino-acid sequence MLPPKAVLDLFASQASRLFGADSPLPHGELEAQFKALLSSAFSKLDLVGRDEFDAQMAVLARTRARLEALEARVAELEARLEPPHQ